The Mercurialis annua linkage group LG2, ddMerAnnu1.2, whole genome shotgun sequence genome contains a region encoding:
- the LOC126666979 gene encoding uncharacterized protein LOC126666979: MVIFKETTSSTSTNLHILDNEASNFEEGTTLAVYTPVIGRHAPTWSSSNDALHLSSWSLETARDTYGCDNAIIKASRVTLLQSSLHKTSSSHDALQLLRHRIQSGELSWGSSSSFFVGATYTECYWEWAEDVLASNEHNLTSSHLYAPIFASLFTYDFKENVMRGFCEHWDSSTNTLCTAKGEESISLWDLKMLGGLSIDGSFYDEVIPSANELNGIDRDGKPSLPISCKFLFLAFHKGCKKMGNHYEMTISDWIKCWFCGPSRYREPPKRDNKKRSARPRETYNPSGVIDKCQRRAKGWYKPFSNLHVKVSDREEVYLAAFISCWLCKFVLPGRDAGLIRPSTFKVASMMATSRRFCLAVPVLASIYHGLRGISTASDFKTCAVSFPTHYVYGWLAHRFETHFSSNRERVPLMTSYAGERMARTFEDSAALALFRNPSQLIIPSFNPSTKRTTLTDDKDLSLGYWEYLASLRSSYLVARLDHVYIYEPYSPHRFSRQFGFCQDIPGDLKQHLEGLNLDQIVRLWQSCTRSSTLARIKLPMVPDDGKTFVTKDYFDWWSRKWLKTPVKESRLVIKLKTKNAGEKILEAATNEIVDVVSTCAPIGATKKRTTQARAYEVSSGSQAEKRTPSNNNDSTHTFEDGIKDMDQDRLDFEETDQDDSDRHWNRQKKTKLWIPGDPKDFGSIPSGSFPQCDKLLDLHDLNFESNCEEYGDIEDTALSSESFKLVARALEDGHQTNFIQPSHAILVDNTTPLEENALEQQKEVAPKDKRNAFEKTQLCGADMFLCFERQVATLSWEALQKRLITTPLSEIPSMAEAISTFLDMMKKYESLDTSILKERLNSLLQNIREVNKKKSELHSSMSVIVRDKELERLQGKLDAFIEVENEAANDCSTLRTRIDEAKEELKKLESSLEVAEKKIQDNQENASKTRDEISHVEVASVHDPNDEAKLQELESLLEANFDDFNHFQWSP; the protein is encoded by the exons ATGGTCATATTCAAGGAGACTACATCTTCAACTTCGACAAATCTTCATATCTTAGACAACGAAGCTTCAAACTTTGAGGAGGGTACTACACTTGCAGTCTACACTCCCGTCATCGGTCGTCATGCCCCCACTTGGTCTTCTTCAAATGACGCTCTTCATCTTTCTTCTTGGAGTTTAGAGACGGCGCGAGACACTTATGGTTGCGACAATGCTATCATCAAAGCTTCAAGGGTCACATTGCTACAATCTTCTCTTCATAAGACTTCATCTTCACATGACGCGCTACAACTTCTAAGGCATCGCATCCAAAGTGGAGAGCTATCATGGGGGTCATCTTCTTCATTCTTCGTTGGAGCTACTTACACCGAATGTTATTGGGAATGGGCGGAGGATGTATTAGCAAGCAACGAGCACAATTTGACTTCATCTCATCTATATGCGCCTATCTTTGCTTCACTCTTCACTTATGATTTCAAGGAGAATGTCATGCGTGGATTTTGTGAGCATTGGGATTCTTCTACAAACACACTTTGTACTGCTAAAGGAGAAGAATCTATCTCTTTGTGGGACTTGAAGATGCTTGGCGGTCTTTCGATAGATGGTTCCTTTTATGATGAAGTCATCCCATCTGCAAATGAATTAAATGGGATTGATCGTGATGGCAAGCCTTCTCTACCCATAAGTTGCAAGTTCTTATTTCTCGCTTTTCATAAAGGCTGCAAGAAAATGGGTAACCATTACGAGATGACCATCAGCGATTGGATCAAATGTTGGTTTTGTGGCCCTTCAAGATATAGAGAGCCTCCAAAAAGAGATAACAAGAAGAGGAGTGCAAGACCAAGGGAGACCTATAATCCTTCTGGTGTTATTGACAAATGCCAACGTCGGGCAAAAGGATGGTACAAGCCATTCTCTAATCTTCACGTCAAGGTTAGTGACCGAGAAGAAGTTTACTTGGCCGCCTTCATATCTTGTTGGCTTTGTAAATTTGTGCTTCCCGGAAGAGACGCAGGTTTAATTCGCCCAAGCACGTTCAAAGTTGCAAGTATGATGGCAACTTCTCGTCGTTTTTGCTTGGCAGTTCCAGTTCTAGCAAGTATTTATCATGGTCTGCGAGGAATTTCGACTGCATCTGACTTCAAGACTTGTGCAGTTTCTTTTCCCACTCATTATGTTTATGGATGGCTTGCTCATCGATTTGAGACGCATTTTAGTTCCAATCGCGAACGAGTTCCCTTGATGACCTCTTATGCTGGTGAGAGAATGGCTCGTACTTTTGAAGATTCGGCCGCCCTTGCTCTATTTAGAAATCCGTCGCAGCTCATTATTCCTTCTTTCAATCCTTCAACAAAAAGAACGACATTAACTGATGATAAAGACTTGTCCCTTGGTTATTGGGAGTACCTTGCTAGTCTTAGATCGAGTTATTTGGTTGCACGCCTTGATCATGTCTACATATATGAACCATACAGTCCTCATCGATTCAGCAGACAATTCGGATTTTGCCAAGACATTCCTGGTGATCTTAAACAACACTTGGAGGGCTTGAATTTGGATCAAATAGTTCGTCTTTGGCAATCTTGCACTAGATCTTCGACTCTAGCAAGAATAAAACTTCCTATGGTTCCTGATGATGGGAAAACTTTTGTCACCAAAGATTACTTTGATTGGTGGTCTAGAAAATGGCTAAAGACACCAGTAAAAGAATCAAGGCTAGTCATCAAATTGAAAACCAAGAATGCGGGAGAGAAGATTCTTGAAGCCGCCACCAATGAAATTGTTGATGTTGTGTCTACTTGTGCACCGATAGGAGCAACAAAGAAGCGCACAACACAAGCAAGGGCTTATGAAGTTTCTTCTGGAAGTCAAGCAGAAAAGAGGACTCCTTCAAATAATAATGATTCTACTCATACATTTGAGGATGGCATCAAAGACATGGATCAAGACCGTCTGGATTTCGAAGAAACTGATCAAGATGACTCTGACCGCCATTGGAATAGGCAAAAGAAGACTAAGTTGTGGATTCCTGGGGATCCTAAGGATTTTGGTAGCATCCCAAGTGGTTCATTTCCTCAATGCGACAAATTG CTCGATCTCCATGATCTAAACTTTGAAAGCAATTGTGAAGAATATGGAGACATAGAAGACACAGCACTCAGCTCTGAATCTTTCAAGTTGGTGGCTAGAGCATTAGAAGATGGTCATCAAACAAACTTCATACAACCCTCACATGCGATTCTAGTTGATAACACTACTCCTTTAGAGGAGAATGCTTTGGAACAACAAAAGGAGGTCGCACCAAAGGATAAGCGTAACGCTTTTGAGAAGACTCAACTATGTGGTGCTGACATGTTTCTTTGCTTTGAACGTCAAGTAGCCACTTTATCTTGGGAAGCGCTACAAAAGAGACTCATTACTACGCCTTTATCAGAGATTCCTTCAATGGCCGAAGCCATATCTACTTTTCTTGATATGATGAAGAAGTATGAGAGTCTTGACACATCGATTCTAAAAGAACGCCTCAATAGTCTTCTTCAAAATATTAGAGaagtaaacaaaaagaaatctGAACTTCATTCTAGCATGTCAGTGATTGTTCGAGATAAAGAACTTGAGAGGCTTCAAGGAAAACTGGATGCTTTTATCGAAGTTGAGAATGAAGCTGCCAATGATTGTTCCACTTTGCGAACCAGGATTGATGAAGCCAAAGAGGAACTGAAAAAGCTCGAGTCGTCTTTAGAGGTGGCCGAGAAGAAGATTCAAGATAATCAAGAAAATGCTTCGAAGACCCGTGATGAGATTTCCCATGTTGAGGTTGCTTCAGTACATGATCCAAATGATGAAGCTAAGCTACAAGAGCTTGAAAGCTTATTGGAAGCAAACTTTGATGATTTTAACCATTTTCAATGGTCACCTTAG